The Gasterosteus aculeatus chromosome 17, fGasAcu3.hap1.1, whole genome shotgun sequence genome includes a window with the following:
- the crocc gene encoding uncharacterized protein crocc isoform X2: MLPCRRAAALFLPRWSGRDGGLTADLSVERLEESVLSEEKRLTVRGASPDAPPTCLPARVREIVTKNLNETSGAMSSVVSLQEENRVLQGELARLEDLLAHSRADRDELAIKYGAISERLEQALRFETGDGDHDSPESLGLVQQNVDLRRRLEEEQASYKRKLTAYQEGQQRQAQLVQKLQAKVLQYKKRCGDLEQMVQERSTELEKHRLSSPHESSNGPHQDESSSNLEDALIRLEEEQQRSSSLSAVNAMLREQLEQAGLANEALSQDIRRLTADWTKAREELEQKESDWRREEESFHSYFSTEHSRLLMLWRQVVGFRRHVCELKSATERDLSDMRNELARASHSAQVSCAGLSAALQGREGGAALALEREKALRLQLEQQLRERVAETMTLQTRADSERSELNVRLTESAREAERLKGQIEERDREMVVLVRRLEEQSGHNESDMQAMRSHTETLLDTMRDIAQTVLSDTESSSEADQDNSGVPLLALIRGFSSHRTSSPRRSSSPSRPSSLAPPSEAALSALCSAVTNKTLHLQDVRGRLLSAQSAVQQLRKQLSEADSAKRDSEQRNQHLQRERDAAQREREITQRDKDRLKQERDTLASEKLSLEKNLQAAQSSTQILQMDCEKLQLTVASTQRERAHDREEKEAANQERERAKAETQRIQKQWDQSESRASAQRAELSAVKETYQQAEIERQLLERENAQLTEALARAEGSNAELSLLLNKLQSEEAALRDSLAKMGSMNEGLAQDKTQLNNYILQLEEDKARLQAQKREAEQEKLTIRDELVRLEQDRLELDSGHTTLHQSLQDAELSRAGTEAELQGLRAETFKLRETVTQLCAEVTSLESELSLARGESQRNQVALEETGRGRAELVRDKAALVVQLTASERENAVLSEELTAFRSEREQLETSLFEAQQQLVQVESRREQLETENQNLRVRCATAAADLRRERSDGENVVTQAERDKKLLTQTLNAAQLEAQQALRKAISDHQEEVERLVSEKEVVRHSLLMEHEGTLRRLHLEAEDQLRRAEKEKEELLDELRSLQHDRDQSMLQAETEKQQALSLKEAEKTVLSDRVSSLQAELSAAAVEAERMSREAAQYKEQEQIRIGSLTSELLELRSQLEDAASVHERELHSLQETCTDLQSRADVALKELDQCRASHLAHEDSRDQLRRELLDCERRLNQCQDAAENSRREGTELRRNLADVSKERDTLGQSNTQLRVTLRSAETERISVKRQCEEKEQRLAVLEDNLSCNLKEVTDLRSCLREVERSRLEARRELQELRRQLKVLDGEKEQMGREVAELRRRVSLEEQREEERGKELFTLKQKLTEAETARDSLKKEISATQKRLAESESGWRGCERNLTAQLQEARGCEKKLQDEAKNLALRAQAAQDSAAASSLQLSEAQGRLAATEAELTRAEAGRRDLEYRLSSLQSALTRTLGIGAGGRGGRGRSPGGRSPGGSSTPPGPMSRHHSVSPLRSSLSPPKEFRVITPDNTLGSVSPERGNTPLPLPQPELDPDTLRSDLRDFLQELREAQRERDDARCQLGGLRRELEELSGGRESALIRLTHLENMLQECQEGKRGVDERLTTTQVLLQQQEEVVRRGDRERRALSDRVNDLERALQTSEMDRKHTQDQLNKQRATEVRLEAEKRRLREALEAAEARATRVELGRRSLEGELQRFKLSFGDREADSQASQGRHDALLKQVAEGDACVSLLQRDVERLSQALLKAQDGESFLREKTSSLKKSLQEAEASHSSTQSCLASVQKMLSVAEQDKRLLQERMEEARGSLVEAKRNMVILTERVQSLQSELDQSELKREAVEAELNNAKEALRQRSASAAEAQRSAQSSQKERAAFEERLRGLQRAVAMLETEKKDAERQAVRLEKDKDALRNTLDKVERQKLKTEEGSMRLSAEKSRLDRSLNTTEQEVQEAQQQILILQTQLAETEQSHGLCESLARQRDDAQREAERLKAGLRDAERTLGTRERAHRHRVKGLEEQVSTLKEQLQQEMKRRQPSLPSSLLSAGK; the protein is encoded by the exons AGGCTGGAGGAGAGCGTTTTGTCTGAGGAGAAGAGGCTGACCGTCCGGGGCGCTTCGCCTGACGCCCCCCCTACATGTCTACCAGCACGAGTGCGAGAAATTGTCACAAAGAACCTCAACGAAACCT CCGGGGCCATGTCCTCGGTCGTGTCCCTCCAGGAGGAGAATCGGGTGCTGCAGGGAGAGCTGGCCAGGCTGGAGGACCTGCTGGCGCACAGCAGAGCCGACCGAGACGAGCTCGCCATCAAGTACGGTGCGATTAGTGAGAGG CTGGAGCAGGCGCTCCGCTTCGAGACGGGGGACGGGGATCACGATTCCCCGGAGTCACTCGGCCTGGTGCAGCAGAATGTGGACTtgcggcggcggctggaggaggagcaggcgaGCTACAAGCGGAAACTTACCGCGTACCAGGAGGGTCAGCAGAGGCAGGCGCAGCTGGTGCAGAAGCTGCAGGCCAAG GTGCTTCAGTACAAAAAGAGGTGCGGCGATTTGGAGCAGATGGTGCAGGAGCGCTCCACCGAGTTGGAGAAGCACAGGCTGAGC AGCCCTCATGAATCATCTAACGGGCCCCATCAAGACGAATCAAGCAGCAACCTGGAGGACGCTTTGATCCGGCTGGAGGAAGAACAGCAGAG GAGCAGCAGTTTGTCCGCGGTGAATGCCATGCTGagggagcagctggagcaggcCGGTTTGGCCAATGAGGCTCTCAGCCAGGACATCCGCCGGCTCACCGCTGACTGGACGAAGGCCCGGGAGGAACTGGAGCAAAAAGAGTCCgactggaggagagaagaggag TCTTTCCACAGTTACTTCAGCACTGAGCACAGCCGACTGCTGATGCTGTGGCGGCAGGTCGTCGGGTTCCGGCGGCACGTCTGCGAACTGAAGAGCGCCACCGAAAG GGACCTGTCGGACATGCGCAACGAGCTGGCTCGGGCGTCCCACTCGGCCCAGGTGTCTTGCGCGGGCCTGTCCGCCGCGCTGCAGGGCCGGGAGGGCGGAGCGGCGCTCGCCCTGGAGCGGGAGAAAGCTCTGCGGCtccagctggagcagcagctgagagAACGAGTGGCAGAGACGATGACTCTCCAGACCAGAGCCGACTCCGAGAGAAGTGAGCTCAACGTCAG GCTGACGGAGTCGGCtcgagaggcagagagactgAAGGGCCAGATTGAGGAGCGAGACAGAGAAATGGTCGTACTGGTGAGAAGGCTTGAG GAGCAGAGTGGTCACAATGAGAGCGACATGCAGGCGATGAGATCTCACACCGAGACGCTGTTGGACACCATGCGGGACATCGCTCAG ACGGTTTTGTCTGACACAGAGTCGTCATCGGAGGCAGACCAGGACAACTCTGGGGTTCCGCTGCTAGCGTTGATCCGGGGTTTCTCGTCCCATCGCACCTCCTCTCCTCGCAGGTCCTCCTCGCCCTCTCGGCCCTCCTCGCTGGCTCCTCCTTCTGAGGCAGCATTGTCAGCTCTGTGCTCTGCCGTCACTAACAAGACGCTCCATCTGCAG GATGTGCGAGGCCGTCTGCTCTCTGCTCAGTCTGCGGTTCAGCAGCTACGCAAGCAGCTTTCAGAGGCCGATTCGGCTAAAAGAGATTCAGAACAACGGAACCAACatctgcagagggagagggacgcCGCtcagagagagcgggagatcacACAGAGGGACAAGGACCGCTTGAAGCAGGAGAGAGACACTCTGGCCAG TGAGAAGCTGAGCTTGGAGAAGAACTTGCAGGCAGCACAGAGCAGCACCCAGATCCTGCAGATGGACTGTGAGAAGCTTCAGCTGACCGTGGCGTCCACTCAGCGAGAGCGAGCTCATgacagggaggaaaaggaggctgCCAATCAGGAGAGAGAGCGGGCCAAGGCCGAGACTCAGAGGAT ACAAAAGCAGTGGGATCAGAGCGAGAGTCGAGCCTCTGCCCAGCGAGCAGAGTTGTCGGCGGTGAAGGAGACTTACCAGCAGGCAGAGATTGAGCGGCAGCTGCTGGAGCGAGAGAACGCCCAACTGACTGAGGCACTTGCTCGG GCTGAGGGCAGTAACGCAGAGCTCTCTCTGCTGCTCAACAAGCTGCAGTCGGAGGAAGCAGCTCTCAGGGACTCGCTGGCCAAGATGGGGAGCATGAACGAAGGGCTGGCCCAGGACAAAACGCAACTTAACAATTATATTCTTCAG CTGGAGGAAGACAAGGCCAGACTGCAGGCTCAGAAACGGGAGGCGGAGCAGGAGAAGTTGACCATCAGAGATGAGCTGGTACGGTTGGAGCAGGACCGACTGGAGCTGGACTCGGGCCACACCACGCTGCACCAGTCGCTGCAGGACGCCGAGCTAAGCCGGGCGGGGACGGAGGCAGAGCTCCAGGGTCTCAGGGCTGAGACATTTAAGCTGCGGGAGACAGTCACACAG CTTTGTGCTGAGGTGACCTCTCTGGAATCGGAGCTGAGTCTCGCCAGAGGAGAGAGCCAGCGGAACCAGGTGGCTTTGGAGGAAACCGGCCGCGGTCGGGCAGAACTGGTGCGAGACAAAGCGGCACTGGTGGTCCAGCTGACGGCGTCTGAGAGAGAGAACGCAGTTCTGTCAGAGGAACTAACCGCTTTCAG GTCCGAGCGGGAGCAGCTGGAAACCAGTCTGTTTGaggcgcagcagcagctcgttCAGGTGGAGTCTCGTAGGGAGCAGCTGGAGACGGAGAACCAAAACCTTCGAGTCCGCTGTGCGACTGCAGCAG CTGACCTGAGGCGCGAACGCTCGGATGGGGAGAATGTGGTGACCCAGgctgagagagacaaaaagctTCTGACTCAGACTCTAAATGCCGCTCAGCTGGAGGCCCAGCAGGCTTTACGCAAAGCCATCTCCGACCATCAAGAGGAAGTGGAGAGGCTGGTCTCAGAAAAG GAAGTCGTGCGGCACAGCCTGCTGATGGAGCACGAGGGCACTCTGAGGAGGCTCCACCTGGAGGCGGAGGATCAGCTCCGCAGggcggagaaagaaaaagaggagctgctggatgaaCTGAGGAGCCTCCAGCATGACAGAGATCAGAGTATGCTGCAGGCTGAGACGGAGAAACAACAG gCACTCTCCCTGAAGGAGGCAGAGAAAACGGTTTTGTCCGACAGGGTGTCCAGCCTGCAGGCCGAGCTGTCAGCCGCAGCCGTGGAGGCCGAGCGAATGTCGAGGGAGGCAGCTCAATACAAAGAGCAGGAGCAG ATCAGAATTGGGTCTCTGACTAGCGAGCTGCTGGAGCTTCGGTCTCAGCTGGAGGATGCAGCTTCTGTTCATGAAAGGGAACTTCACAGTCTACAGGAGACTTGTACTGATCTTCAGTCACGTGCTGATGTTGCTCTCAAAGAG CTGGACCAGTGCAGAGCTTCCCACTTGGCTCACGAGGACAGTCGAGACCAGCTGAGGCGGGAACTGTTGGACTGTGAGCGACGTCTCAACCAATGTCAGGACGCAGCCGAAAACAGCAGAAGAGAGGGGACGGAGCTGCGGCGCAACCTTGCCGACGTCTCCAAGGAGAGGGACACTCTCGGACAGTCAAACACCCAGCTGAGGGTAACTCTGCGCAGCGCAGAAACAGAGAGAATCAG TGTGAAACGACAGtgtgaggagaaggagcagaggcTCGCTGTGCTGGAGGACAATCTCTCTTGTAATCTGAAGGAGGTGACGGACCTGCGGAGCTGCCTGAGAGAAGTTGAGAGGTCGCGGCTCGAAGCTCGACGAGAACTCCAGGAGCTGCGCAGACAG CTGAAGGTCCTTGATGGAGAGAAGGAGCagatggggagggaggtggCAGAGCTGCGGAGACGCGTATCGCTGGAGGagcaaagagaggaggagagggggaaagaGCTTTTCACCCTCAAACAGAAGTTAACTGAGGCTGAAACAGCGCGAGACTCCCTCAAGAAAGAA ATTTCCGCGACTCAAAAGCGGCTTGCGGAGTCGGAGTCGGGGTGGCGCGGCTGCGAGAGAAACCTGACCGCTCAGCTGCAGGAGGCGCGGGGCTgcgagaagaagctgcaggatgaGGCCAAGAATTTGGCCCTGCGCGCTCAGGCGGCTCAGGACTCTGCCGCTGCGTCCAGCCTGCAACTCAGCGAGGCTCAGGGCCGACTGGCCGCCACGGAGGCGGAGCTAACCCGAGCGGAGGCCGGGAGGAGGGACCTGGAGTATCGTCTGAGCAGCCTTCAGTCGGCACTGACGCGAACACTGGGCATCGGAGCAGGCGGcaggggaggcagggggaggagcccgGGGGGGAGGAGCCCGGGGGGGAGCTCCACACCGCCTGGACCGATGTCACGTCACCACAGCGTCTCCCCTCTGCGCTCCTCGCTGTCGCCCCCCAAAG aatttcGAGTAATTACCCCTGACAATACTTTAGGCTCAGTGTCCCCTGAGAGGGGGAATACACCGCTGCCCCTCCCTCAGCCTGAACTGGATCCCGACACACTGCGAAGTGATCTGAGAGACTTCCTCCAGGAGCTGCGGGaggcgcagagagagagg GATGATGCTCGATGCCAGCTGGGCGGCCTGCggcgggagctggaggagctgtcgGGGGGGCGGGAGTCTGCTCTGATTCGTCTCACTCACCTGGAAAACATGTTACAGGAATGCCAAGAAg GGAAGCGTGGAGTGGACGAGCGTCTGACCACCACTCAGgttttgctgcagcagcaggaggaggtggtgaggagaggagacagagagaggagagcccTTAGTGACAGGGTGAACGATTTAGAGCGAGCGCTGCAAACCTCCGAAATGGATAGAAAACATACGCAG GATCAGTTAAATAAACAGCGTGCTACCGAGGTGCGCCTGGAGGCGGAGAAGAGGCGCCTGCGGGAAGCGCTGGAGGCGGCTGAAGCTCGGGCCACCAGGGTGGAGCTGGGGAGGCGCAGCCTGGAGGGGGAGCTGCAGAgattcaaactgagttttggagACCGCGAGGCTGACAGCCAGGCCTCCCAGGGGCGCCATGACGCTCTACTAAAACAG GTGGCGGAGGGAGAtgcttgtgtgtctctgctgcagagagacgtgGAGCGGCTGAGCCAGGCTCTGCTCAAAGCTCAGGACGGTGAGTCGTTTCTCAGAGAGAAGACCTCCTCCCTCAAAAAGAGCCTGCAGGAGGCAGAAGCTTCTCACAGCAGCACGCAGAGTTGTCTGGCCTCTGTGCAGAAGATGCTGAGTGTGGCCGAACAGGACAAAAGGCTTCTACAG GAGCGCATGGAGGAAGCCCGGGGATCACTAGTGGAGGCGAAAAGGAACATGGTTATTCTCACTGAGCGAGTGCAAAGCTTGCAGAGTGAGCTGGACCAGAGCGAACTGAAACGAGAGGCAGTGGAAGCTGAGCTCAACAACGCTAAAGAG GCTCTACGCCAGCGCTCAGCCAGTGCCGCAGAGGCTCAGCGCAGCGCCCAGTCATCCCAGAAGGAGCGAGCCGCATTTGAGGAGCGGCTGCGTGGGCTGCAGCGGGCGGTCGCCATGCTTGAGACTGAGAAAAAAGACGCCGAGCGGCAGGCTGTGAggctggagaaagacaaagacgcACTGAGGAATACACTTGATAAG GTTGAACGTCAGAAGTTAAAGACTGAGGAGGGCAGCATGCGGCTGTCTGCAGAGAAAAGTCGCTTGGATCGCTCTCTGAACACCACAGaacaggaggtgcaggaggcaCAGCAACAGATACTGATACTGCAG ACTCAGCTGGCCGAGACGGAGCAGTCGCACGGCCTGTGTGAGAGTCTGGCGAGGCAGCGGGACGACGCCCAGCGGGAGGCGGAGAGACTGAAGGCCGGCTTGAGGGACGCGGAGCGAACGCTGGGGACCAGAGAGCGAGCTCACCGACACAGAGTCAAAGGGCTGGAGGAGCAG GTGTCCACCCTAAAGGAGCAGCTGcaacaggaaatgaaaaggcGGCAACCGTCCCTCCCGTCCTCCTTACTGTCAGCAGGAAAGTGA